One window of the Acaryochloris sp. CCMEE 5410 genome contains the following:
- a CDS encoding endonuclease domain-containing protein — MREKRAQHHRIRGTTPAVVAAAQRLSLNLTPAEQKLWKALQKRQLNGLKFRCQHAISSFIVDFYCPQCRLVIELDGDIHNQQVEYDEARTEQLHQLGYRVIRCQNSNVIHHLDHVLQQIRQASEQSIELQSKSPRMGDLGG; from the coding sequence ATGCGAGAGAAAAGAGCGCAACACCACCGTATTCGTGGTACGACCCCAGCAGTCGTTGCCGCCGCACAACGACTGAGTCTCAATCTGACGCCTGCCGAACAAAAACTGTGGAAAGCACTGCAAAAACGTCAACTCAACGGTCTAAAATTCCGCTGTCAACACGCCATCAGCTCGTTTATTGTCGACTTTTACTGTCCCCAATGTCGATTAGTGATTGAGCTAGACGGCGACATTCACAATCAGCAGGTGGAGTATGATGAAGCCCGTACCGAGCAGCTTCATCAGCTTGGTTACCGAGTGATCCGATGCCAGAACTCAAACGTTATTCACCACCTGGATCATGTACTTCAGCAAATCCGACAGGCGAGTGAGCAAAGCATTGAACTACAGTCAAAGTCCCCCAGGATGGGGGATTTAGGGGGCTAA
- a CDS encoding leucine-rich repeat domain-containing protein encodes MSVEDFNQSLNDTYHHLQRQPNAYALNDEHQIVGLSLQGVDGHELVDASIEQYPHLSALYLFDIVSPEIVPFASLPGLSTIALSGQDVTATSYLQQATNLTTVYLKTTHISDYSFLSDLKNLTHLDLSNNQIADISFIQDLKQLTSLGLAANKIVDISGLKDLTTLNSLNLRSNAIDDYSVLLNFKELSQLTVSVREATGLAFLQDLRGLTYLDLSYNHWISDISVLRHLPKLTHLDLGSNQISDIAVLSDLPQLTHLSLSANKISDLSVLQTLQGLESLDISANEIADIAILQNLQGLTQLDISSNDVSDISALQDLTTLTQLNVSSNEVIDYSVLQGLTELTNLDVSDNQLSEISDLQGLHALTSLNLSYNQLSDISVLQDLKQLATLNLSYNPVSDIAVLQNFKDLTTLNLSFTQITDLSTLQGLKGLTSLDLHSNQIRDISALQDLKGLYRLNVSDNQLSDISALRNLKGLFSLNLSINQISDIAALQDLTRLTSLNASHNRLSDISVLQGLTRLNSLDLGANQIADISVLQNIPGLFSLDLRFSDVSVFQDFKGLTSLNLSSNQISSVPEWLSEQGLPIQTEDEDALFCINLCGNPIPK; translated from the coding sequence ATGTCTGTTGAGGACTTTAATCAAAGCCTGAATGACACCTATCACCATTTGCAGCGTCAGCCCAATGCTTATGCACTGAATGATGAACATCAAATCGTTGGACTGAGTTTGCAAGGAGTGGATGGCCATGAATTAGTGGACGCATCCATCGAGCAATATCCCCATCTCTCCGCCTTGTATTTATTCGATATTGTCTCGCCAGAAATCGTCCCATTTGCCAGTCTCCCAGGGCTCTCCACCATTGCCCTGTCGGGACAAGACGTGACGGCTACCTCCTATCTTCAGCAAGCCACAAATCTCACCACGGTTTATTTAAAAACCACCCATATTTCGGATTACTCCTTCTTGTCGGACCTCAAGAACCTAACCCACCTAGACTTAAGCAACAATCAGATTGCTGATATTTCCTTTATCCAAGACCTTAAACAACTCACTAGCCTCGGCTTAGCAGCAAACAAAATTGTTGATATCTCAGGACTAAAAGACCTGACGACACTGAACAGCCTGAATTTACGCTCCAATGCAATAGACGATTATTCCGTGTTGCTCAATTTCAAAGAACTTAGCCAACTAACGGTTAGCGTTCGCGAAGCAACCGGTCTTGCCTTTCTACAAGATCTTAGGGGTCTTACCTATCTAGATCTCAGTTACAACCACTGGATTTCTGATATTTCGGTTTTACGCCATCTCCCAAAGCTCACCCATCTAGATTTAGGGTCTAATCAGATTTCTGATATTGCAGTTTTGTCAGACCTGCCACAACTCACGCACCTGTCTTTAAGTGCCAATAAAATTTCTGATCTTTCAGTCTTACAAACCCTCCAGGGACTTGAAAGTCTGGATATCAGCGCTAACGAGATTGCTGATATTGCCATCCTACAAAATCTCCAAGGGCTGACCCAACTGGATATCAGCTCCAATGACGTGTCTGACATTTCCGCTTTGCAGGATCTCACGACGCTCACCCAACTGAATGTCAGTTCAAATGAGGTTATTGACTATTCTGTTTTACAAGGTCTAACCGAACTCACCAACCTAGATGTCAGTGATAATCAGCTGTCTGAGATCTCAGACTTACAGGGACTGCACGCACTCACCAGTCTGAACCTCAGCTATAACCAGCTGTCTGATATTTCAGTCTTACAGGACCTCAAGCAACTGGCTACTCTGAACTTAAGCTACAACCCAGTCTCTGATATTGCAGTACTGCAAAACTTCAAGGATCTCACCACCCTGAATTTAAGTTTCACTCAGATTACCGACCTGTCTACTCTGCAAGGCCTTAAAGGGCTAACCAGTTTAGATTTACATAGCAATCAGATTAGGGATATCTCAGCATTACAAGACCTGAAGGGACTCTACCGGCTGAATGTCAGTGATAATCAGCTGTCCGATATTTCTGCATTGAGAAACCTCAAGGGCCTCTTCAGTCTGAATTTAAGCATTAACCAAATTTCAGATATTGCAGCCCTACAAGATCTCACAAGACTAACCAGTTTGAATGCCAGTCATAATCGGCTGTCTGATATTTCAGTTTTGCAGGGACTCACCAGGCTGAACAGTCTAGATTTAGGAGCCAACCAGATTGCTGATATCTCAGTCCTGCAAAATATCCCAGGACTCTTTAGTCTGGATTTGCGATTTTCCGATGTTTCCGTGTTTCAGGACTTCAAGGGACTGACCAGTCTGAATCTCAGTTCTAATCAAATTTCCAGCGTTCCCGAATGGCTGAGTGAACAGGGGCTTCCCATTCAAACGGAGGATGAAGATGCTTTATTCTGCATTAACCTGTGTGGTAATCCCATTCCAAAGTGA
- a CDS encoding caspase family protein — translation MSPVSVKTSRSTRALESGEAKLWVVLVGVNHYADAQLSDLAYPALDCQGLGGALNTATAAFPQKSIVLHHDHPQASDSSPDLAGVRTSLQQIVEQAQPPDTLLFYFSGHGVVDPSTQQTFLCLADTQKEQLPQTGLPVQELLTTLANSAARQQLVWLDACHSGGMSMQLGSKDETPDPLPNPTPQLMALLRQRAAQSKGFYALLSCDQNQQSWEFPELEHGVFTYYLIQGLLGDAADDDGVIEADALYKYVYYQTLRYIDKVNQQLRLINQQKRGRGETQLDAEYPQQTPKRIVEGVGELVLGLQPELPVHAYPRQALMVAGLADNPTALAFGKVLRGAGAFELTYFPQAEQTWQDVRDAIQTCLQVADPVQPVPTTVTTALLYLRGKTELTKTGEAHLVLPEGVAMSRSWLRQMLRRSPLAQQIVILDCPGATDLLDWIEDLQTHYQGQCLLASAAPADQPEQFADVLYETLTQANTQEGMPVASWIAQLQMQLAGSEVQLQTWLSGVQGVIEVLPGGMGARSTTSDFDLGICPYMGLRAFGPDDAPFFFGRETLTQQLIETVRERSFLAVVGASGSGKSSVVQAGLMAQLQQGQHIPDSDQWWVRSLRPGAKPAQALVERLIESGTAKEQQYQRLQLEGMLYQGTEGFVYWLRSQPQSTIVLVIDQFEELFTLASSEDRQQFLDLIFGAIDHADDRFKLIITLRSDFIAPCLEYPALAQRLPESNILVPPALTAENYRQVILNPAERVGLAVEPELVEVLLEELSNLAGDLPLLEFVLEQLWEQRQPGALTLAIYQQQIGGLKGALERKAQAVYDGLDTEAQACAQWIFLALTQLGDGTEDTRRRIKKSDLIVPKHPAELVERTLKVLTDAKLVIVSLEEDLAPAQILNSKGDKASEPPEPDWLEWIKQDVTVEVVHEILIRHWSTLRWWLEENRVRLQTQRQIEQAAEDWQQSQRSPDFLLRGVRLDAAAELYVKYTDELSAEVQAFVQAGLSAQAQEQKQAQQRLRRARVAVGVISVLGLAATGLAGMAFLQRQQTQLSEIRALNALAESQLRSHQQLEALLTSTQAARQMKNLWGWGIDGHTLGAIRTQTALTLGDAIANTHERNRLEGHTQRVTSVSISSSGQWIASGSDDQTVRIWQANGQHLYTLNIGEQVNDIAFSPDDQSIAVITTQGTVQRWSPKTEKQLSSFAASPQGTGLAFHPQGHQLATAGRESVIKIWDTRTSQLVKTLTGHQGWVNAVEFAGNVLVSASEDKTVRIWDVAKGKTLRTLPKQATAVTDIAISSDSQTLAASMEDGTIQLWSLSGQLLHTLETDNVVVTSVAFGPDGNTLVSTHADHSLRLWQVATGKLLSTLKGHGAPTLDAAFHPNGNTLISASIDKQVRIWATPSIPEDTSPILAMAISPDQQILATASLDGVIQLWRPDPQMGKVLFKTLKSETPTYALRFSADSQQLVSGHDPTIQVWDIHEGTVQRTLSGHTGKINSLAFSPNGKTLVSGSDDQTLRLWDATTGKPVKTIQAHDGPITSVSMGPRYLASGSDDETVKLWQLDGTPVKTLTGHSLAISQVQFNSEGNLLASASWDNTIKLWRDGTLVQTLTGHQNGVTSLAFLPDQPILVSGGADQSVKVWQVDQGRLLKTLDGLGSVAQINLLGKQIWVSTGETLQSAHIDLDILLAKGCRHLASYLTTAAKRLPSQRQCSP, via the coding sequence ATGTCCCCTGTTAGCGTCAAAACCAGTCGATCAACCCGAGCATTGGAATCGGGAGAAGCCAAGCTATGGGTCGTGTTGGTGGGAGTCAATCATTATGCTGATGCCCAGCTATCGGACCTGGCCTACCCAGCCTTAGACTGTCAGGGATTGGGGGGTGCCCTGAATACTGCCACAGCGGCATTTCCGCAAAAATCTATCGTCTTGCATCACGATCATCCCCAGGCATCTGACTCCTCACCCGACTTGGCAGGCGTTCGGACGAGCTTGCAGCAAATTGTCGAGCAGGCTCAACCGCCAGACACCCTTCTGTTTTATTTTTCAGGTCATGGCGTCGTTGACCCGTCGACTCAGCAAACCTTTCTATGCCTCGCTGATACCCAAAAGGAACAGCTACCCCAAACGGGGCTGCCGGTGCAGGAATTACTCACGACCCTGGCCAATAGTGCTGCTCGTCAGCAATTGGTGTGGCTGGATGCTTGCCATAGCGGCGGTATGAGTATGCAGCTGGGGAGTAAAGATGAAACCCCAGACCCATTACCCAATCCAACCCCCCAACTGATGGCCCTGTTACGACAGCGGGCGGCCCAGAGTAAGGGGTTTTATGCGCTTCTATCCTGTGATCAGAACCAACAGTCCTGGGAGTTTCCCGAGCTAGAGCATGGGGTGTTTACCTATTACCTCATTCAAGGATTATTAGGAGATGCCGCAGACGACGACGGGGTGATTGAAGCCGATGCCCTCTATAAGTACGTCTACTACCAAACCCTGCGCTATATCGATAAGGTCAACCAGCAGCTTCGACTGATCAACCAGCAAAAGCGAGGTCGAGGCGAAACCCAGCTCGATGCCGAATATCCCCAGCAAACACCAAAGCGGATTGTGGAAGGGGTGGGGGAACTGGTGTTGGGTCTGCAGCCGGAGCTGCCCGTCCATGCCTATCCTCGACAAGCCCTGATGGTGGCAGGGTTGGCAGATAATCCCACGGCTCTAGCCTTCGGAAAAGTGTTGCGCGGGGCGGGGGCCTTTGAGCTGACCTATTTCCCCCAGGCGGAGCAAACCTGGCAAGACGTGCGAGACGCGATTCAAACCTGTTTGCAAGTTGCGGATCCAGTTCAACCTGTCCCAACGACGGTGACGACCGCCCTCCTCTACTTGCGGGGCAAAACGGAACTGACGAAAACGGGCGAGGCTCATCTGGTCTTACCGGAAGGGGTGGCGATGAGTCGGTCCTGGTTACGGCAGATGCTGCGACGGTCGCCTTTGGCCCAGCAAATTGTGATTCTGGATTGTCCTGGAGCCACGGATCTGCTGGATTGGATTGAAGACTTGCAGACCCATTATCAGGGCCAGTGTCTGTTAGCCTCAGCGGCTCCAGCGGATCAGCCGGAACAGTTTGCAGATGTTTTGTACGAGACCCTAACGCAAGCCAATACCCAAGAGGGGATGCCTGTCGCTAGCTGGATTGCTCAGTTGCAGATGCAGCTAGCAGGAAGTGAAGTGCAGCTGCAGACCTGGCTATCAGGGGTGCAGGGCGTGATTGAAGTCTTGCCTGGTGGGATGGGAGCGCGTAGCACCACGTCAGATTTTGACTTAGGCATTTGCCCCTATATGGGGCTGCGGGCCTTTGGTCCCGATGATGCCCCGTTTTTCTTTGGACGGGAAACCTTGACCCAGCAACTGATTGAGACGGTGCGAGAGCGGTCTTTTCTAGCTGTTGTGGGCGCTTCCGGCAGCGGTAAATCCTCCGTGGTACAGGCGGGGTTGATGGCCCAGCTCCAGCAGGGACAGCATATTCCAGACAGTGACCAATGGTGGGTGCGAAGCCTCCGACCAGGGGCCAAACCAGCCCAAGCGCTCGTGGAACGTTTAATCGAAAGTGGTACTGCTAAGGAGCAGCAGTACCAGCGGCTGCAGTTGGAAGGGATGCTCTATCAGGGGACTGAGGGGTTTGTTTACTGGTTGCGATCGCAACCTCAATCCACCATTGTCCTCGTGATCGATCAGTTTGAGGAATTATTTACCCTCGCATCCTCCGAAGATCGTCAGCAGTTCTTAGACCTCATCTTTGGAGCTATAGACCATGCAGACGATCGCTTTAAGCTGATCATCACCCTCCGCAGCGATTTTATTGCGCCCTGTTTGGAATACCCTGCCTTAGCCCAGCGGTTGCCAGAGTCCAATATTCTAGTGCCCCCTGCCCTGACGGCGGAGAATTATCGCCAAGTCATTCTCAATCCAGCAGAGCGAGTGGGCTTAGCGGTTGAACCCGAACTGGTGGAGGTCTTGCTGGAAGAACTGAGTAATCTCGCAGGAGATTTGCCACTGCTGGAATTTGTTCTAGAGCAGCTTTGGGAACAGCGGCAGCCTGGAGCGCTGACCTTAGCCATTTATCAGCAGCAAATTGGCGGCTTAAAAGGGGCGTTAGAACGCAAAGCCCAAGCGGTATATGACGGTTTGGATACAGAGGCTCAAGCCTGTGCCCAGTGGATTTTTCTGGCTTTGACCCAGTTGGGGGATGGTACAGAAGATACCCGGCGGCGGATCAAAAAGTCTGACTTGATTGTGCCCAAGCATCCAGCGGAATTAGTGGAGCGAACGCTCAAAGTACTGACGGATGCCAAGTTAGTGATCGTCAGTTTAGAGGAGGATCTGGCTCCAGCCCAGATCTTAAACAGTAAAGGCGATAAGGCATCCGAACCCCCTGAACCCGACTGGCTGGAGTGGATTAAACAGGATGTCACCGTGGAAGTCGTCCATGAAATTCTGATTCGTCACTGGTCCACCTTGCGCTGGTGGTTGGAAGAAAACCGGGTCCGTCTGCAAACCCAACGTCAGATCGAGCAAGCGGCGGAGGATTGGCAGCAGAGTCAACGGTCTCCCGATTTTTTGCTGCGCGGGGTGCGCCTGGATGCCGCAGCGGAACTGTATGTGAAGTACACAGATGAGCTATCGGCGGAGGTGCAAGCCTTTGTTCAAGCGGGTTTATCAGCCCAAGCGCAAGAGCAGAAACAGGCCCAACAACGGTTGCGACGGGCACGAGTAGCAGTGGGGGTTATTAGTGTCCTGGGTTTAGCGGCGACGGGACTGGCAGGCATGGCGTTTCTCCAGCGGCAGCAGACTCAGCTCAGTGAGATTCGGGCCTTAAATGCCCTGGCTGAATCTCAGTTGCGATCGCATCAACAACTCGAAGCGCTTCTCACCAGTACCCAAGCTGCAAGACAGATGAAAAACCTCTGGGGATGGGGGATTGATGGCCATACGTTAGGTGCAATCCGCACCCAAACTGCCTTGACGTTAGGAGATGCGATCGCAAACACCCATGAACGAAACCGTCTAGAAGGCCATACCCAACGGGTCACCTCCGTTAGCATCAGTTCATCAGGGCAGTGGATTGCGTCGGGTAGTGATGACCAAACGGTGCGGATTTGGCAGGCAAACGGCCAGCACCTTTATACGCTGAACATTGGCGAGCAAGTCAATGATATTGCCTTTAGTCCTGATGACCAGTCCATTGCCGTGATTACGACTCAGGGAACTGTGCAACGATGGTCTCCCAAAACAGAAAAGCAGCTTTCCAGCTTTGCGGCTTCCCCTCAGGGAACAGGCTTAGCTTTTCATCCCCAAGGCCATCAGTTGGCAACCGCAGGCCGAGAATCCGTAATTAAAATCTGGGATACCCGTACAAGCCAACTTGTAAAAACCTTGACTGGACACCAGGGTTGGGTCAATGCCGTTGAATTCGCTGGCAATGTACTTGTATCTGCCAGTGAAGATAAAACCGTACGGATTTGGGATGTGGCGAAGGGGAAAACGCTCCGTACTTTGCCCAAACAGGCTACCGCCGTCACCGATATCGCTATCAGTTCAGATAGTCAGACCCTCGCTGCTTCTATGGAAGACGGTACGATTCAGTTATGGTCTCTGTCGGGCCAGCTACTGCATACGTTGGAAACAGACAATGTTGTCGTGACTAGCGTTGCCTTTGGCCCGGATGGCAACACCTTAGTCTCCACCCATGCCGATCACAGCCTCCGTCTATGGCAAGTTGCCACAGGTAAACTCTTATCCACGCTGAAAGGACATGGCGCTCCAACCCTAGATGCTGCCTTTCATCCCAATGGCAACACCTTAATCTCAGCCAGTATCGATAAACAGGTCCGAATTTGGGCCACCCCATCCATTCCTGAAGACACATCACCCATCCTGGCCATGGCCATTAGTCCAGACCAGCAGATCTTAGCTACGGCCAGTCTAGACGGGGTGATTCAGCTCTGGCGACCCGATCCACAAATGGGCAAAGTCCTGTTCAAAACCCTCAAAAGCGAAACGCCCACATATGCCCTCCGATTTAGTGCCGATAGCCAACAGCTAGTATCCGGGCATGACCCAACCATTCAGGTGTGGGATATCCATGAGGGGACAGTGCAACGCACCCTCTCCGGCCATACAGGCAAAATTAATAGTCTCGCTTTCAGTCCGAATGGCAAAACCCTGGTCTCGGGTAGTGATGACCAAACCCTTCGCCTATGGGATGCCACCACGGGAAAACCTGTCAAAACTATCCAAGCTCACGATGGCCCCATTACGAGCGTTAGCATGGGACCTCGTTATTTAGCGTCGGGCAGTGATGATGAGACGGTGAAGCTGTGGCAGCTGGACGGCACCCCAGTCAAAACCCTAACGGGGCATAGCTTAGCCATCTCCCAAGTCCAGTTCAATTCTGAAGGCAATCTGTTAGCGTCGGCCAGTTGGGACAACACGATCAAGCTGTGGCGAGATGGGACGTTAGTGCAAACCCTGACGGGCCATCAAAATGGGGTGACAAGTTTGGCGTTTCTTCCCGATCAGCCGATTTTGGTCTCGGGCGGTGCGGATCAGTCGGTTAAGGTGTGGCAGGTAGATCAAGGCAGACTGCTCAAGACGCTGGATGGGTTAGGCTCTGTGGCACAAATAAATTTGCTGGGTAAGCAAATATGGGTGAGCACCGGCGAGACTCTCCAGAGTGCTCATATCGATCTGGACATTTTATTAGCGAAGGGGTGCCGTCATCTCGCCAGCTATCTCACAACGGCTGCTAAGCGACTGCCCTCGCAACGGCAGTGTTCTCCATGA
- a CDS encoding diguanylate cyclase domain-containing protein: MIMIILFSLGLGVAFVGTYYLSIYWVDSQAVQYSSVVIQTLNQARRFYSEDVVDRLESIKDVQVIPEYHAVSGGIPNPATFTIELGELLSNQSTGTIFRLYSNFPFPHRQATGGPQDQFERAALNYLQKHPQAAYYRKERVGDRLSFRYTEAVLMEPSCVACHNTLPSSPKKDWKVGQVRGIAEITQPLEQGLQTAQGGLKTIYLALTIIITLAMMGLGLAVGRFRTLNQELEKKVAERTAALERLATVDELTQLANRRQFDQRLEQAWKVARRLQHPLSLILCDVDYFKNYNDTYGHPAGDECLRSIAKVLDRSIRRPGEFSARYGGEEFAIVLPNVSRMDAIQIATTIQTAIHQLQIPHRSSLSHASVTLSLGIATMIPNANYSPEQLIQAADEALYQAKHQGRDRYVVWDNP, encoded by the coding sequence ATGATTATGATCATCTTGTTCAGTCTGGGGCTGGGAGTCGCTTTTGTGGGGACCTACTATCTCTCCATATATTGGGTAGATAGCCAAGCGGTGCAATATTCAAGCGTTGTTATTCAAACCTTAAATCAGGCCCGGCGGTTCTATAGCGAAGATGTCGTTGATCGCCTAGAGTCTATCAAGGATGTTCAAGTTATCCCTGAATATCATGCTGTCAGTGGCGGCATTCCCAACCCCGCCACCTTTACGATTGAACTGGGCGAATTGCTGAGTAACCAGTCCACAGGGACCATCTTCCGACTCTATAGCAACTTTCCGTTTCCCCATCGACAGGCCACAGGAGGCCCTCAAGATCAATTTGAACGGGCTGCACTGAACTATCTCCAAAAGCATCCCCAGGCCGCTTACTATCGCAAAGAGCGAGTGGGAGATCGTCTTTCATTTCGATATACAGAAGCTGTTTTGATGGAACCCAGTTGTGTCGCATGCCACAATACATTGCCCAGTAGCCCCAAAAAAGACTGGAAGGTTGGTCAGGTTCGAGGGATTGCCGAAATCACACAGCCTCTCGAACAGGGCCTACAAACGGCTCAGGGAGGTTTAAAGACTATCTATCTGGCCCTGACCATCATCATCACGTTGGCCATGATGGGGTTGGGGCTGGCTGTGGGTCGGTTCCGCACCCTTAATCAGGAACTAGAGAAGAAAGTTGCTGAAAGAACAGCTGCCCTTGAGCGATTAGCCACGGTGGATGAGCTGACTCAATTGGCCAACCGACGCCAATTTGATCAGCGTTTAGAGCAGGCCTGGAAAGTCGCTCGGAGACTGCAGCACCCTTTATCTTTAATTTTGTGTGATGTTGATTATTTCAAAAACTACAACGATACCTATGGTCATCCAGCCGGAGATGAATGCTTGCGGTCGATAGCCAAAGTCTTAGACAGGAGCATCAGACGTCCTGGAGAATTTTCTGCCCGGTATGGTGGTGAAGAGTTTGCCATTGTTTTACCCAATGTCAGTCGTATGGATGCCATCCAAATCGCAACGACGATTCAAACGGCCATTCACCAACTCCAAATTCCTCATCGCTCATCGTTAAGCCATGCTTCTGTCACACTAAGTCTGGGCATTGCTACGATGATTCCTAATGCTAATTATTCCCCTGAACAATTAATACAAGCAGCGGATGAAGCCCTATACCAAGCTAAGCATCAAGGGCGAGATCGATATGTTGTCTGGGATAACCCATAA